Part of the Bacteroidota bacterium genome is shown below.
ATAGCCAGCCATACCGGCAGGCTATCGCCCAGCACCGTCTTGGAGAGTGTAAGCACGATGATGTAGCTGAAAGCCAATATGAGCCCCAGCCCCAGCTGCAGGGCTATGCCGCCCCGCCGCTTGCGGGTGCTGAGGGCAAAACCAATGACTGTGAGGATGAGCATGGCAAAGGGGAAGGCAAAGCGCTCGTGCAGCTCGTAGCGCAGCGGGCGCACATAGCTGCCCCCACGCTCCAGCTCCTCCTGTATGCGCAGCTGTAGCTCGGGCAGCTGCAGGCTGCGGCTGTAGTTGTTGGGCTTATATATGTCGCTGGGCTTCAGGTACAGGGTAGTGTCATAGGTAGGGCGCTGCACCAGGCGCTCCCCGTTGGGCAGTATGTGGCGCTCCACCGGGTTGTAGATGCGCCATTGGCCCAGGCTGTCGATGTAGCGTACCTTGGGGGCCTGGGTTTTTTTTATCATCTCGCCAGCGCGAAACTCCTCCAGGCTGAACTGGCGGCCTTCGTTTTCGTACTGGTTAAAGTTGTACATGTACACAAAGTGGCTGGGGCCTACCTTTCGGTGAATGTTCTGCTCGTCGTGGTAGTCTCTGGAGCGGATCTCGTCGTAGTAGTAGGTTTCGAAGCGCAGGGTTGCATCGGGCACCCGCCACCCACCCAGGTAGAAAGAAACCAGGGTAAGGAAGCCAGCAGTGAGCAGGTAGGGCCGCATCAGGCGGTAGAAGCTGACCCCGCTGGACAGTATGGCCACAATCTCGCTATTTTGGGTAAGGCGACTGGTAAAGAGGATGACCGCCAGAAACACACAGATGGGCGAAAGCAAATGACCCAGAAAGGTGAGAAAGTTGAGGTAGTAGTGCCGAAAAATCCCCCAGGCATCGGCAGAGACCGCATCCATAAAGTCGCCCAGCTTTTCCGAAAAATCAATAAGCCCCCCCAGCACCGTAACCGCAAACAGCATGAATAGATAGGTGGAGAGGAAGCCCCAAATAATGTAGCGATCCAGGCGGGTAAAAAGTTTGGGTAGCGGCATGGGCGAGACTGGCAGGATGCGAAATTACGCTTTTTGTCCGGCCGGTAGCAGCAGCTGCAGGGCCCCCCGCAGGCAGGAAAAACGCAGGGTCTTGTGTGTGCTGAGCAGCAGCTCGCCATCCAGCTGCAGCAGGGTTTTCTGCAGTAGCTCTATCTCCACCTGAGGCACAGGCCAGTGCTGGTAGTAGCGCGAGCCGGGTAGTGTACCCCGAAACAGCCGTATGGCCAGCGGCAGCCCCAGCAGCAGGGGGTGCTGGTGCAGCACACATAGCTCCAGCAGGCCATCGGTGGCGCTGGCTGCGGGTGCTATGCGCGCACCACTGCCAAACTGAGTGGTAACCGCCACGTTTACCAGCAGGGGCCGCTCCAGCAGCAGCTGCTGTCCATCGGGCAGATGCAGGCGCACAGCCTGTGGCTGGTAGTGCCAGCGCTCGCGCAGGCTAAGCCACAGGTATCTGCGAAAGCTACGTCTGCCCTGTTCTCGCTCAAAGCGGTGGGCCACCCGTGCATCCAGGCCCATGCCCATAAAGCCCATGAATAGCTGCTCATTCATCCGGCCCATATCCACCGGGCGCACCTGCCCGGTGCCCAGCAGCGCCAGGGCCGCGCCCAGCCGCAGGGGGATGCCATAGTGCCGGGCTATGCCATTGCCAGTGCCCAGGGGCAAAATAGCCATGGGCACGCCGGTGTGGGCCAGCTGGCGGGCGGTGTGGTGCAGGGTGCCATCTCCGCCCGCGGCTATCACCAGGTCGGCCCCGGTGCTGAGGGCCTCCGCCAGGGCTACGTCTGTGGGCGGAAGGCCCCGCCCGCAGCGGATGAGCTGTAGCTCCCAGCGGCGGCGGCGGGCATACTGCGCTATCTGCTGCAGGGCATCGGCCCGCTGCCTGCCAGCACCCTGGTTGTACACCAGCAGGATGCGCGAAAAAGGCCCCAGGCCGGTTTCGGGGCTCATTGAACCGGGGCTATTTTGTTGGCAATGATGCAGTTATGGGCCGTTTGGATATAGGCCAGGTAGCGCCTCCGCTCGGCGGCGGGTATGGCCGCATGGCTGGGCTGCCAGCCGCCTTTTGTGCGCTGCAGGTATACCTCATAGCTGGCCAGGTTGGTCTGCCAGCAGTGGGT
Proteins encoded:
- a CDS encoding LptF/LptG family permease translates to MPLPKLFTRLDRYIIWGFLSTYLFMLFAVTVLGGLIDFSEKLGDFMDAVSADAWGIFRHYYLNFLTFLGHLLSPICVFLAVILFTSRLTQNSEIVAILSSGVSFYRLMRPYLLTAGFLTLVSFYLGGWRVPDATLRFETYYYDEIRSRDYHDEQNIHRKVGPSHFVYMYNFNQYENEGRQFSLEEFRAGEMIKKTQAPKVRYIDSLGQWRIYNPVERHILPNGERLVQRPTYDTTLYLKPSDIYKPNNYSRSLQLPELQLRIQEELERGGSYVRPLRYELHERFAFPFAMLILTVIGFALSTRKRRGGIALQLGLGLILAFSYIIVLTLSKTVLGDSLPVWLAIWTPNLIYSGIAYWLIRWAPK